The following proteins come from a genomic window of Haloplanus salinus:
- a CDS encoding APC family permease codes for MPELRRELGLLEAIVYGVGLILGAGIYAILGEATGVTGGSIAISFLLAALIASLTGLSYAELASIFPKAEGDYIYVREAFDREIISDVTALGRLSMGAISSAAVALAFSGYLSSFVDAPSIPIAVLLVVVMTGVNYWGIELSTKINILFTGIEVAGLVIIIWIASGSWGNAEVLHAPNGVFGVIHAAFLIFFAYLGFGSIVNLSEETEDATVTIPRAILLSIGITTLLYVLVGLSAVALVDWRVLGRSASPLAEVARVGWGPLGSTVLGAIALFSTTNTVLILQISTSRLFYGVSKSEYHVFPEMFSRVHSSRQTPHYAVVVVGLITIPFIFLGDIGLVAGLANLMLLIVFVLVNAALLKLRYSRPDLERGFRTPLNVGQLSITAVAGLVSCLGLIVFYVLTW; via the coding sequence ATGCCGGAGTTGCGTCGGGAACTCGGACTCCTCGAAGCGATCGTCTACGGCGTTGGCCTGATCCTCGGCGCCGGTATTTACGCGATTCTCGGCGAGGCGACGGGCGTGACCGGCGGCTCGATCGCGATATCGTTTCTGCTGGCTGCCCTGATCGCGTCATTGACGGGCTTGAGCTATGCCGAACTCGCCTCGATTTTCCCCAAAGCGGAAGGTGATTACATCTACGTTCGCGAGGCGTTCGACCGAGAAATTATCTCAGACGTGACAGCCCTCGGCCGGTTGTCAATGGGCGCCATCTCGTCCGCGGCGGTGGCATTGGCCTTCTCGGGCTATCTCTCTTCTTTCGTCGACGCGCCGTCGATCCCGATCGCCGTTCTCCTCGTCGTAGTCATGACCGGCGTCAACTACTGGGGGATCGAACTATCCACCAAAATAAATATCCTCTTTACCGGGATCGAGGTCGCCGGACTGGTGATAATCATCTGGATCGCGAGTGGTTCTTGGGGTAACGCCGAGGTCCTCCACGCCCCGAACGGCGTATTCGGCGTCATCCACGCGGCGTTTCTGATCTTCTTCGCCTATCTTGGCTTCGGATCGATCGTCAATCTCTCCGAGGAGACCGAGGACGCGACCGTGACGATCCCGCGCGCTATCCTCCTCTCTATCGGTATTACGACGCTCCTGTACGTACTGGTCGGGTTATCCGCGGTCGCGCTGGTCGACTGGCGCGTTCTAGGCCGTTCGGCGTCGCCGCTGGCAGAGGTTGCCCGGGTCGGTTGGGGACCGCTCGGGTCAACAGTGCTCGGCGCAATCGCTCTCTTCTCGACGACGAACACTGTACTCATCCTCCAGATCTCGACCTCGCGCCTGTTCTACGGCGTGTCGAAATCGGAGTACCACGTATTTCCGGAGATGTTCTCTCGTGTTCACTCGTCCCGTCAAACACCACACTATGCAGTGGTGGTAGTCGGACTCATCACGATTCCCTTCATTTTCCTCGGCGATATCGGACTCGTGGCAGGATTGGCCAATCTCATGCTATTAATTGTCTTCGTGCTGGTGAACGCCGCGTTACTGAAACTCCGGTATTCACGACCAGATCTGGAACGGGGGTTTCGAACGCCGCTTAACGTCGGCCAACTGTCGATCACCGCAGTTGCAGGGCTGGTTTCGTGTCTCGGGCTGATCGTGTTCTACGTACTCACGTGGTAA
- a CDS encoding mechanosensitive ion channel family protein, whose product MIGQVSPPKWLIDILAAYEQVLSELFWFIVGFGVVYLISRAFLIPLATQVVRSRNRNNPTIETATKTYLRVVLIGFATLTGIIAAGYGRILTESAIIIAALTFALGIAGQKVFGSLISGMFLVADPDFNVGDWIEWPGGEGTVEAVDFRVTRIRTPNHETISVPNTELTTNAITRPYGRNRYRLTEQVYVAYYEDTERALLELQQIATNLESVLGDPAPNTRIVKLGENAITIQAEFWTENPRRADILTIRSDFRRSVKRHFDEEDITLAPPSAQLLSGGVTVTDRRSESPASNSE is encoded by the coding sequence ATGATCGGCCAGGTTTCTCCACCCAAGTGGTTGATAGACATCCTAGCGGCGTACGAGCAGGTGTTGTCGGAATTGTTCTGGTTCATCGTGGGATTCGGCGTCGTGTATCTCATAAGCCGGGCTTTTCTCATTCCACTCGCGACCCAGGTCGTCAGATCGCGTAATCGTAATAACCCAACAATTGAGACAGCGACAAAAACGTACCTTCGGGTCGTTCTGATCGGATTCGCCACGCTAACGGGTATCATCGCCGCTGGCTACGGACGGATACTCACCGAGTCAGCGATCATCATCGCCGCCCTCACCTTCGCCCTCGGCATCGCTGGCCAGAAAGTGTTCGGGTCGCTTATCAGTGGGATGTTCCTCGTCGCCGATCCGGACTTCAATGTCGGCGACTGGATCGAGTGGCCGGGCGGGGAAGGTACTGTTGAAGCAGTCGATTTTCGCGTCACCCGTATCCGGACACCAAACCACGAAACGATCTCGGTCCCTAACACTGAACTCACAACCAACGCGATCACCCGGCCCTACGGTCGGAACAGGTATCGACTGACCGAACAGGTATACGTCGCCTATTACGAGGACACCGAGCGGGCCCTGCTGGAGTTACAGCAGATCGCCACGAACCTCGAATCGGTTCTTGGTGATCCAGCGCCGAACACACGTATCGTCAAACTCGGGGAGAATGCAATCACGATACAAGCAGAATTCTGGACCGAGAATCCGAGACGCGCGGATATTCTAACGATTCGTTCTGACTTCCGCCGATCAGTGAAACGGCACTTCGATGAGGAGGATATTACGCTCGCTCCCCCATCCGCGCAGTTGCTTTCGGGGGGCGTCACCGTGACAGACAGGAGGTCCGAGTCACCAGCCTCAAATAGCGAATAA
- a CDS encoding sensor histidine kinase, translating to MLLFALVFFIAAGLCIYAVVRYLRHDRRPVILVFAVYMTAIGSWELLNFLIDAVTAEQLKLLGKNIVNAVSVPVTIYAIISFTFIYTDHKRWIRWVVLACAVHITCLSVALFVAPELLYESNGLVTQGPFTVAGFVFERFVVLDRTLKPAFLIYWLYTVLLESTAIALLVRYTLQNRQDVVRGQMSAVLVGISAPLFASALLFAGVVPPAWNPTDLSYIVTAVAFTLAVFRYRLFRLIPVGRQQLVRIMGDPVILIDDANRVVDSNPTARDLFGVGPNWQGIAASDFFTPLLDDVNRILDITAADTEISIAIGDTIHHFSLNISPIQNGGSVETGQLIVMRNITEQKDRQQKLEETTQELELSNEKLSRFAGMVSHDLRNPLNVISGRAELLRGEAPTEHVEPIVRSTERMDAMIEELLTLSKAGKSVEKSESIPLAGVAADSWGAVEDDTVSLELDIPEDVEVRADANRLQHIFENFFRNAGEHNDSPVTIRVGTLQGGEESISGFFVEDDGIGIPESDSTDIFEQGYTTHTDGTGFGLSIVEEIVTAHGWTVTVAESDMGGVRFNIDMTDPV from the coding sequence ATGCTTTTGTTTGCGCTTGTCTTTTTCATAGCGGCGGGGCTGTGTATCTATGCAGTAGTGCGGTATTTACGGCACGACCGGCGACCAGTCATTCTCGTTTTCGCCGTGTATATGACAGCAATTGGGTCGTGGGAGTTACTGAACTTTCTTATTGATGCCGTCACTGCCGAACAGCTGAAGCTCCTTGGCAAGAACATTGTGAACGCCGTCTCCGTGCCAGTGACCATCTACGCGATTATCTCGTTCACGTTCATCTACACCGATCACAAACGGTGGATTAGGTGGGTCGTCCTCGCATGTGCCGTCCACATAACTTGTCTAAGTGTTGCACTCTTCGTCGCACCGGAACTGCTGTACGAGTCCAACGGGCTGGTGACGCAGGGCCCGTTCACCGTTGCCGGGTTCGTTTTTGAGCGGTTTGTCGTACTAGATCGGACACTCAAGCCGGCGTTCTTGATTTATTGGCTGTACACTGTCTTGCTCGAATCGACTGCTATCGCGCTTCTCGTCCGATACACTCTTCAGAACCGACAAGACGTAGTCCGCGGTCAGATGAGTGCGGTGCTGGTCGGCATCAGTGCCCCTTTGTTTGCCAGCGCTCTGCTTTTTGCTGGTGTTGTGCCGCCAGCATGGAACCCGACAGACCTTTCATATATCGTGACCGCCGTCGCCTTCACGCTCGCAGTATTCCGGTACCGTCTATTTCGACTGATTCCAGTGGGACGCCAGCAACTCGTTCGAATTATGGGCGACCCCGTCATCCTGATTGATGACGCAAACAGGGTCGTCGATAGTAACCCGACGGCACGTGACCTGTTTGGTGTCGGGCCGAACTGGCAAGGCATAGCCGCTTCGGATTTTTTCACACCCCTTCTCGACGACGTAAATCGAATACTTGACATTACAGCTGCGGACACTGAAATTAGTATCGCAATCGGTGACACGATACATCATTTTAGCCTGAATATTTCTCCTATTCAGAACGGTGGTAGCGTCGAGACAGGCCAATTAATCGTGATGCGTAACATCACAGAACAGAAAGACCGCCAGCAGAAACTCGAAGAAACGACACAGGAACTTGAGCTGTCCAACGAGAAACTCAGTCGATTCGCCGGTATGGTGAGTCACGATTTGCGGAACCCACTGAACGTGATCTCGGGTCGGGCAGAACTTCTCCGGGGCGAGGCACCGACCGAACACGTCGAGCCGATCGTGAGAAGCACTGAACGGATGGACGCAATGATTGAAGAATTATTGACACTGTCTAAAGCGGGCAAGAGTGTTGAAAAGTCGGAGTCCATCCCATTGGCGGGCGTCGCCGCTGACAGTTGGGGCGCTGTTGAAGATGACACTGTAAGTCTTGAACTGGACATCCCGGAGGACGTGGAAGTGCGAGCGGATGCGAACCGTCTCCAACATATCTTCGAGAACTTCTTTCGCAACGCCGGAGAGCATAACGACTCACCGGTCACGATCCGTGTCGGTACCCTCCAAGGTGGGGAAGAATCTATTTCTGGATTTTTCGTCGAGGACGACGGCATCGGCATCCCGGAGTCGGATAGTACAGATATTTTCGAACAAGGTTATACAACCCACACCGACGGAACAGGATTTGGCCTTTCGATTGTTGAGGAAATCGTCACGGCTCATGGTTGGACTGTCACAGTTGCCGAGAGCGATATGGGTGGTGTACGTTTTAATATCGATATGACCGATCCTGTGTGA
- a CDS encoding sensor histidine kinase codes for MSRTTRADQSQLQQLLENLYRNAIEHGGDDVTVTVVPTGKREDVFEAGYSTTKDGTGFGLNIVEEIADAHGWDIRVTEGPDSDARFEITGVECSAE; via the coding sequence ATTAGTCGGACAACACGCGCCGACCAGAGCCAGCTTCAACAGCTTCTGGAAAACCTGTATCGCAACGCCATTGAGCACGGTGGCGACGACGTAACTGTGACCGTGGTTCCCACCGGTAAGCGCGAGGATGTGTTTGAGGCAGGGTACTCGACTACAAAGGACGGTACAGGGTTCGGCCTGAATATCGTGGAGGAGATTGCCGACGCGCACGGCTGGGATATTCGAGTGACTGAGGGGCCTGACAGTGACGCACGCTTCGAAATCACCGGCGTTGAGTGCAGTGCTGAATAG
- a CDS encoding 2-phosphosulfolactate phosphatase has protein sequence MIPARSQIPTDPDPGNYVVVDVTQFSTTVPELFANGAKYVHITENRGEEPEFQQEHPEAKIGGGSGPEYRGEPGYDFFNSPSFVQDIPLDGRPTAMTSTNGGNAVTDLRLAGDDTVTVYVGGLTNSAALAEHLRKQTEPTYFVAAGSDGNPSPEDIAGAMYIARHLYGDPPTDHHRTIYREIVEYSKGAKYEHKPQIKQTDLYEYALNFDSRNVIPKLEGQKLYDVSEGE, from the coding sequence ATGATCCCTGCACGTTCGCAGATCCCCACCGACCCCGACCCAGGAAACTACGTCGTTGTTGATGTCACACAGTTCTCAACAACCGTGCCGGAGCTGTTTGCCAACGGGGCAAAATACGTCCACATCACCGAGAACCGTGGCGAGGAACCCGAATTCCAACAGGAGCATCCAGAGGCAAAGATCGGCGGCGGTTCCGGCCCCGAGTACCGTGGCGAACCCGGCTATGACTTTTTTAATTCTCCGAGCTTCGTCCAAGATATTCCTCTCGATGGTCGCCCGACGGCAATGACCTCAACGAACGGGGGTAACGCGGTGACGGATCTCCGGTTAGCCGGCGATGACACCGTCACGGTCTATGTTGGTGGGTTAACCAATAGTGCCGCGCTGGCGGAACATCTCCGGAAACAGACGGAACCGACATACTTTGTCGCTGCTGGCTCCGACGGAAATCCTTCACCCGAGGACATAGCGGGGGCAATGTATATTGCTCGACATCTCTATGGAGATCCGCCGACTGATCACCACCGGACGATCTACCGTGAGATAGTCGAGTATTCGAAGGGAGCCAAGTACGAACACAAACCACAGATCAAACAAACTGACCTCTATGAATACGCCCTAAATTTCGACAGTCGTAATGTTATCCCGAAGCTGGAGGGTCAGAAGCTCTACGACGTGTCAGAGGGCGAGTGA
- a CDS encoding PHP domain-containing protein, with the protein MQTDIHTHTTFSDGSDLSAMIDAAETAGLDALGLTDHCIVTDDAFGRRATYDLVKTYEQRREAVDAAREETTLTLYDAAEVSYVASEADAIREFLSTADFEYTIGSVHFADQYDYTANAQYAEAEDETCRAAVERYYDAVVELVESELFDVLGHLDLPERLPTLRGFSIPDDYERVAAALADSRTVPEINAGRVNRSLNRVHPDPGMIASFSNHGIKFVLGTDSHRPDEIVTRVPALEAVVDRSTIDIIEFDSLLS; encoded by the coding sequence ATGCAAACGGATATCCACACACATACGACGTTCTCCGACGGGTCAGACCTGTCCGCAATGATCGATGCGGCCGAGACGGCAGGGCTTGACGCGCTTGGACTCACCGATCACTGTATTGTAACCGACGACGCCTTCGGTCGCCGTGCGACATACGACCTCGTCAAAACGTACGAGCAGCGTCGGGAGGCTGTGGACGCTGCCCGCGAAGAGACGACCCTTACGCTGTACGACGCTGCTGAGGTGAGTTACGTTGCCAGTGAGGCGGACGCGATCCGGGAATTTCTGTCGACAGCTGACTTCGAGTACACCATTGGCAGCGTCCACTTTGCCGATCAGTATGACTACACCGCTAACGCGCAGTACGCCGAGGCGGAGGACGAGACGTGCCGAGCGGCGGTCGAACGCTACTACGACGCCGTCGTTGAGCTCGTTGAATCCGAACTGTTCGACGTGCTCGGTCATCTCGACCTACCCGAACGACTACCCACCCTGCGTGGGTTCTCAATCCCCGACGACTACGAGCGCGTCGCCGCCGCACTGGCGGACTCCCGAACGGTTCCTGAAATCAATGCCGGTCGAGTGAATCGATCGCTGAACCGGGTGCACCCGGATCCGGGGATGATCGCTTCGTTCTCCAATCACGGTATCAAATTCGTCCTCGGCACCGACAGTCACAGGCCCGACGAAATCGTTACACGAGTGCCGGCTCTCGAAGCGGTCGTCGATCGGTCGACGATCGATATAATCGAATTCGATTCTCTTCTGTCGTAG
- a CDS encoding ABC transporter ATP-binding protein, whose amino-acid sequence MSAHSIIVDDLTFQYPGGDESVLRGADLRIDSGEFTAVVGGNGSGKTTLCKTFNGLIPHFFDGTFEGSVRVGGTDTRESNVGELSRQVGYVFQDFENQLVQETVRDDVEFAPLNYGFDDYEERATRALEMVGLAGLEDRFIWELSGGQQHLVALAGVLAMDPEFVLVDEPAAQLDPRNAREAYERLRWLHEERNKTIVVIEHHSEFIAEYCDEMVLVSDGSVAWKEPVRIGLNRLDDLHAENIHPPQVTQIADAVPARMATVSGDRYPVTVEEAESALPNEDRSVTTEPAPDSRSSGIAADNDDRASVITLRNVGHGYPTLREGHNQVLEGLDLDLYAGDRVALVGANGSGKSTLLRLLTGLESPDEGTVTVLGQETNDALPEELADDTVYIHQNPEKMFVEDTVRKDIGYYLKNRGTDDVEDRVEEILTYLDLEELADRDGRLMSLGQQRRASLGIGLATDPTVVLLDEPTGSLDLQSRQEVTGILQKAESRVETVVIASHDLQLVAEWADRVIVLDEGNVIADALPKTVFDDSELLAAADLRQPQVVALSERLGFDSPVLTTDAMVEAITKETDSAIAPAIDEDRVPDSETPNGAQRPMEEQ is encoded by the coding sequence ATGAGCGCACACAGCATCATCGTTGACGACCTGACATTCCAGTACCCCGGTGGCGACGAATCGGTCCTACGGGGGGCGGATCTGCGTATCGATTCGGGCGAGTTCACCGCTGTCGTCGGCGGGAACGGCAGCGGGAAAACGACGCTCTGTAAAACGTTCAACGGACTGATTCCCCACTTTTTCGACGGGACGTTCGAGGGGTCAGTCCGTGTCGGCGGCACTGACACCCGCGAGTCCAATGTCGGGGAGCTCTCCCGTCAGGTTGGCTACGTGTTCCAGGACTTCGAAAACCAACTCGTCCAAGAGACGGTACGAGACGACGTCGAGTTTGCACCGCTGAACTACGGGTTCGACGACTATGAGGAACGGGCCACACGTGCTCTCGAGATGGTTGGCCTCGCCGGGCTCGAAGATCGGTTCATTTGGGAATTAAGCGGTGGCCAGCAACACCTCGTTGCACTTGCGGGAGTCCTTGCGATGGATCCCGAATTCGTATTGGTTGACGAACCGGCTGCCCAACTAGACCCACGAAACGCCCGCGAGGCATACGAACGACTCCGCTGGCTGCACGAAGAGCGAAATAAGACGATCGTCGTGATCGAACACCACTCGGAATTCATAGCGGAGTATTGCGACGAGATGGTGTTGGTCTCGGACGGCAGTGTCGCCTGGAAGGAGCCAGTTAGGATCGGTCTCAATCGACTCGACGATCTGCATGCGGAAAATATTCATCCACCACAGGTCACCCAGATCGCCGATGCTGTCCCCGCCAGGATGGCGACTGTCTCGGGTGACCGCTATCCGGTGACCGTTGAGGAGGCTGAATCGGCGCTGCCGAACGAAGACCGATCGGTGACGACCGAGCCGGCACCAGACAGTCGATCAAGTGGGATAGCAGCCGATAACGACGACCGTGCATCGGTCATCACGCTCCGGAACGTCGGTCACGGATACCCGACGCTTCGCGAAGGGCACAACCAGGTACTCGAGGGGTTAGACCTCGATCTGTACGCAGGCGACCGCGTTGCACTCGTCGGGGCGAACGGGTCGGGAAAATCGACGCTACTTCGCCTGCTTACTGGTCTCGAGTCACCGGATGAAGGCACGGTTACCGTGTTGGGGCAGGAGACGAACGACGCATTGCCCGAAGAACTCGCGGACGACACGGTCTACATTCACCAGAATCCGGAGAAGATGTTCGTCGAGGATACTGTGCGTAAGGATATCGGCTACTATCTCAAAAATCGTGGTACGGACGATGTCGAAGATCGTGTTGAGGAAATACTGACGTACCTTGATCTGGAGGAACTGGCCGATCGCGACGGGCGACTAATGAGCCTGGGCCAGCAGCGGCGCGCCTCGCTTGGGATCGGATTAGCGACCGATCCAACGGTCGTTTTGCTCGACGAACCGACCGGAAGTCTCGATCTACAGAGCCGCCAAGAGGTTACAGGGATCCTCCAGAAAGCCGAGAGCCGCGTCGAGACGGTCGTCATCGCGTCCCATGATCTTCAACTGGTCGCTGAGTGGGCCGATCGGGTGATCGTGCTTGACGAGGGGAACGTGATTGCGGATGCGCTGCCGAAAACGGTGTTCGACGATTCCGAACTCCTCGCGGCGGCAGACCTCAGGCAGCCGCAAGTGGTCGCGTTGAGCGAGCGGCTCGGGTTTGATTCGCCGGTACTCACTACTGACGCGATGGTTGAAGCGATTACGAAAGAAACGGATTCGGCTATCGCACCTGCAATCGACGAGGATAGAGTACCCGACAGCGAGACCCCGAACGGAGCCCAGAGGCCCATGGAGGAACAATGA
- a CDS encoding energy-coupling factor transporter transmembrane component T family protein, translated as MSYLDALTDISIADLKVDLMRTAYDNEDALLNTFDPRVVLLWTILFMIIPWLFYDTLSLVVLLAAAFVLAALSQVSKYLLALLLFGQLTNIGFFVVLVPLMGGLLTGWGYLGSNSSRLVDGVVALDPSVFVEASGIVAGAVGEGINTALTSQQAGIDAVGAVVPFFLKLTIISVISLAVFSAMSPQKISQGMLRLGVPRQLTFAIAYGYRMMPLLVEEYHALINSFRLRSKVPEDKGILNWRYLYYLLKLSIKAFYPLIFNVAKRSRVTVEAMETKGFSQSLGDPKSRELRTDDMMIRTRDVSFVFGSLLFVLGVWMFL; from the coding sequence ATGAGTTATCTCGACGCCCTTACCGATATCTCGATCGCCGATCTCAAGGTCGACTTGATGCGGACGGCCTACGACAACGAGGACGCCTTGCTGAACACGTTCGATCCACGGGTAGTGCTGTTGTGGACGATACTGTTCATGATCATTCCGTGGTTATTCTACGATACGCTGTCCCTGGTCGTACTGCTGGCGGCAGCGTTCGTTCTTGCAGCCCTCTCACAGGTGAGCAAGTATCTGCTCGCATTGCTCCTGTTCGGCCAGCTCACAAACATTGGCTTCTTTGTCGTATTGGTCCCGCTGATGGGTGGATTGCTCACCGGGTGGGGATACCTCGGTAGCAATTCCTCACGATTGGTCGACGGAGTCGTAGCACTTGATCCGTCGGTGTTCGTTGAGGCTAGCGGTATTGTTGCCGGTGCTGTCGGGGAGGGGATCAACACGGCACTGACAAGTCAGCAGGCCGGGATCGACGCCGTCGGTGCCGTCGTGCCGTTTTTCCTCAAGCTTACCATCATCTCGGTGATCAGCTTAGCAGTCTTCTCAGCGATGAGCCCCCAAAAAATCAGTCAAGGAATGCTCCGGCTTGGGGTCCCTCGCCAGCTTACGTTTGCAATCGCCTACGGCTACCGAATGATGCCGCTGCTCGTTGAGGAGTATCACGCACTTATCAATTCGTTCCGGCTTCGAAGCAAAGTTCCCGAAGACAAGGGTATACTGAATTGGCGGTATTTGTACTACCTGCTGAAACTTTCCATCAAAGCGTTCTATCCGCTCATTTTCAATGTCGCTAAACGCTCTCGGGTCACTGTCGAAGCGATGGAAACGAAGGGATTTTCTCAGTCTCTGGGCGACCCGAAAAGCCGCGAACTACGAACTGACGATATGATGATTCGGACCCGTGATGTTTCGTTCGTCTTCGGTTCGTTGTTGTTTGTTTTGGGGGTTTGGATGTTCCTCTGA
- a CDS encoding DUF488 family protein, N3 subclade: MTRGTLQDTYVAALQHDLVDLPDQAALVGVVRSPMSWFAPAVDGNHPALGPPQTLLEQIKRRTEELEADGLSDAEAHNTAWDDIDFEQRYREHLNTDDDAQTAFEALRTRLLDGEDLVLVCDENTETKRCHRTILREELADSP; the protein is encoded by the coding sequence ATGACGCGGGGAACACTGCAGGACACCTACGTCGCTGCGCTCCAGCACGACTTAGTAGACCTACCCGATCAAGCAGCCTTGGTCGGAGTCGTCAGATCGCCAATGTCCTGGTTCGCTCCGGCTGTCGACGGGAACCACCCAGCACTGGGCCCACCACAAACCCTGCTCGAGCAGATCAAACGACGGACCGAGGAGCTTGAGGCGGATGGGCTCAGCGATGCAGAAGCACACAACACGGCGTGGGACGATATCGACTTCGAACAGCGGTATCGTGAGCACCTGAACACGGACGACGATGCACAAACGGCCTTCGAGGCCCTCCGCACCCGGTTGCTGGATGGTGAGGATCTCGTGCTCGTCTGTGACGAGAACACCGAGACGAAACGCTGCCATCGAACCATCCTCCGCGAGGAACTCGCCGATTCGCCCTGA